In Citrus sinensis cultivar Valencia sweet orange chromosome 2, DVS_A1.0, whole genome shotgun sequence, a single genomic region encodes these proteins:
- the LOC102614598 gene encoding thymidine kinase a: MAASNLKPAAVTTNQVNSGRDRVGLPHRNSGEIHVIMGPMFAGKTTALLRRIRSESDNGRNIAMIKSSKDTRYAIDSVVTHDGAKLPCWALPELTSFRQKLGDDAYAKLDVIGIDEAQFFEDLYEFCCNAADHDGKTVVVAGLDGDYLRRSFGSVLDIIPLADTVTKLTARCELCGKRAFFTLRKTEETETEIIGGADVYMPVCRQHYVNGQVVIGAARNVLEFHKVQSKSCVEAAAAAI; the protein is encoded by the exons ATGGCGGCCTCCAACCTCAAGCCCGCAGCAGTTACCACGAATCAGGTCAATAGTGGCCGCGACCGTGTGGGACTGCCCCACCGTAATTCCGGGGAGATCCACGTCATCATGGGTCCCATGTTTGCCGGAAAAACCACGGCGCTCCTCCGTCGTATCAGATCCGAAAGCGACAATGGCAG AAATATTGCGATGATAAAATCGAGCAAGGACACGAGATACGCGATTGACTCGGTGGTGACTCATGATGGGGCTAAGCTTCCGTGTTGGGCTCTACCGGAACTGACGTCGTTCCGACAGAAACTCGGAGATGATGCTTACGCGAAG CTTGATGTGATTGGCATTGACGAAGCTCAATTTTTCGAAGACCTATATGAATTCTGCTGTAATGCCGCAGATCATGATGGGAAAACTGTAGTAGTTGCTGGCCTTGATGGTGATTATTTGAG AAGGAGCTTTGGTTCAGTTCTTGATATAATACCCCTTGCTGATACCGTAACCAAGTTGACCGCTCGCTGTGAACTCTGCGGCAAACGGGCATTCTTTACTTTGCGAAAGACAGAGGAAACAGAGACTGAAATTATTGGTGGAGCTGATGTCTACATGCCTGTTTGCCGCCAGCACTACGTCAATGGCCAAGTGGTCATTGGAGCTGCTAGGAATGTCCTGGAATTTCATAAGGTTCAGAGCAAATCCTGTGTTGAGGCAGCAGCTGCAGCTATCTAA